One Micromonospora craniellae genomic region harbors:
- a CDS encoding WxL protein peptidoglycan domain-containing protein, protein MFRTSPRALSRLLAVLAVVLVATPIAPAGAMAEPTTPTVTWAVQPADRNGPDGRRWIEHTLDPGQVMTEHLAVRNLSDSSVVFSLKAADGYLTDKGRFNMLPSNETSVDGGTWIEVQEQVTVGARQTKVVPFTITVPENATPGDHPAGIAATVTSTGGTVAVESRVGFRVMMRASGTITASLAVDGLTATYTPSWNPFSGGTVQVSYTATNNGNVTVTGSGQVTVSELFGLTGRDATTEVDEILPGGQKTFDARVDGVWGLGRMRTTVDITPAVQGGDATDAVIRPASATVTTWSVPWAQLVLLLVVVALVVVVVVVRRRRRRRLAQMLATAREEGRAEGRKTTTVGG, encoded by the coding sequence ATGTTCCGAACCTCGCCGCGAGCGCTGTCGCGGCTGCTCGCCGTGCTGGCCGTGGTGCTCGTCGCCACGCCGATCGCACCGGCCGGTGCGATGGCGGAGCCGACCACCCCGACCGTCACCTGGGCGGTCCAGCCGGCCGACCGCAACGGCCCGGACGGGCGGCGGTGGATCGAGCACACCCTCGACCCCGGTCAGGTCATGACCGAACACCTGGCGGTCCGCAACTTGAGCGACTCCTCGGTGGTCTTCTCCCTCAAGGCGGCCGACGGCTACCTCACCGACAAGGGCCGCTTCAACATGCTGCCCTCGAACGAGACGTCGGTGGACGGCGGCACCTGGATCGAGGTGCAGGAACAGGTCACCGTCGGCGCCAGGCAGACGAAAGTGGTGCCGTTCACCATCACCGTGCCGGAGAACGCCACCCCGGGCGACCACCCGGCCGGCATCGCGGCGACCGTCACCAGCACCGGCGGCACGGTCGCCGTGGAGAGCCGGGTCGGCTTCCGGGTGATGATGCGCGCCAGCGGCACGATCACCGCCAGCCTTGCGGTCGACGGCCTCACCGCCACCTACACGCCCTCGTGGAACCCGTTCTCGGGCGGCACGGTCCAGGTCAGCTACACCGCCACCAACAACGGCAACGTCACGGTGACCGGCAGCGGCCAGGTGACCGTCAGCGAACTGTTCGGCCTGACCGGGCGGGATGCCACGACCGAGGTCGACGAGATCCTGCCGGGCGGCCAGAAGACGTTCGACGCCCGCGTCGACGGCGTGTGGGGGTTGGGCCGGATGCGGACCACCGTCGACATCACGCCCGCCGTGCAGGGCGGCGACGCGACCGACGCGGTGATCCGCCCCGCCTCGGCCACCGTCACCACGTGGAGCGTCCCCTGGGCGCAGCTCGTGCTCCTGCTGGTGGTCGTCGCCCTCGTGGTCGTCGTGGTCGTCGTCCGTCGGCGTCGTCGGCGGCGACTCGCGCAGATGCTCGCCACCGCCCGTGAAGAGGGCCGGGCCGAGGGCCGCAAGACCACCACCGTCGGCGGCTGA
- a CDS encoding ExeM/NucH family extracellular endonuclease → MQRRRSTRLLTIPSVLVTAAALTLSSGTAALADPVPTTPFISEIHYDNVGADVGEAIEIEAPVGYDLSGWQIVLYNGANGAPYNTRTLNGNVPAAGVVVASYPADGIQNGAPDGIALVKPDGGVAEFLTYEGTFTAVGGPANGRAGVDIGVEETGSTPVGHSLQKIDGTWRPPAPDSFGARNSASGPGPDPDPDPPLGCTVTVDRTIAEVQGTGSATPLAGTRVTVEGIVTADHRTGGFNGVYVQTAGSGGERTVAAGTASDGIFVYLTTSTANHPSVAIGDRVRVSGTASEFNGLTQLTIAAKSDVQVCEQGAPLPAPVPVELPLTDDARESVESMLVAPVGQYTVSEVYNTNRFGEVVLAAGEKPAAIPTDVARPGSETAVQLAADNKARRLLVDDGKTTNLATAGLIPPYVSPAHPLRVGDSVEAFGPSVLSYAFNEWRLQPTSPVDADTPSAARTTFKPTNPRTAAPVDVGGDLRVASFNVLNYFVHFGGDARGAANEAALAKQEAKIVSAISALDADVVALQEIENSVRFNATDPQQALKRLVAALNTEDGAGTWDYVRTPTELPGAAQQDVITTAIIFKPAKAQPKGPSRSVNDESVWFNAREPIAQTFTAGPVDFTVVNNHFKSKSGAGSGDNADTGDGQGGWNGDRVRQAQALTAFVDQVKADSGTSDVLLLGDFNAYTHEDPMQVFYDKQYANLNDTGRTSYVFSGESGSLDHALASPSLAARVTGVDVWQTNAVESYAFQYDGVPSFFAPDPYRASDHNPLIVGINTGASPVDLQLLTINDFHGRLESPATANGQPVGGAAQLTGLVNQLRAQNPYTAFVSAGDNIGASTFISAIDDDNPTIDFLNQAGLTASAVGNHEFDKGMADLTERVMERSDFPILGANVYRGDSPAMPEYSVSSIGGVRVGFIGVVTEQTASLVSPDGIAGLTFREPVAEANRVAAQLKDGDPDNGEADVVVLLAHEGAATENIDSPEALANDPVFGKFTRADATIDAIFSGHTHQPYALQVPVPGTDKLRPVVQAEDYGKRLGKVTLTFDPQSKSVTASDASLVDVVGAPQDPAVAGIVAAAKVRAEELGQRKLGEITADIRRAYTDGNEDRGKESALGNFIADVQLAGTADAGRGGAQIAFMNPGGLRADLLYRTDGTVSYADAFAVQPFSNDVVTRSYTGAEIKQVLEQQWQPAGASRPVLWLGASKGFGYTYDPTAAQGSRITSMQLNGVPIDLAGTYRVTVNSFLASGGDNFTTLGGGTDQVTTGDNDLTMLTNHLATNSPVTPDTTPRSAVGQGDPDWDVTVQARSQCVGTNAYVSVNAQNADDVALTIELVTPYGSRTVIDVAPGKTAYQAFNTRAKTVAAGTSTVKVTGTVNGQPVTTQVEAPFPALTCG, encoded by the coding sequence ATGCAGCGAAGAAGAAGTACACGACTACTCACAATCCCGAGCGTACTGGTCACCGCCGCCGCGCTCACCCTCTCCAGTGGCACCGCCGCCCTCGCCGACCCGGTGCCCACGACGCCGTTCATCAGTGAGATCCACTACGACAACGTCGGCGCGGACGTCGGCGAGGCGATCGAGATCGAGGCGCCGGTCGGCTACGACCTGAGCGGTTGGCAGATCGTCCTCTACAACGGCGCAAACGGGGCGCCATACAACACCAGGACGCTCAATGGAAACGTCCCGGCGGCGGGCGTCGTCGTCGCGTCGTACCCGGCCGACGGCATCCAGAACGGCGCGCCCGACGGCATCGCGCTGGTCAAGCCCGACGGCGGGGTGGCGGAGTTCCTCACCTACGAGGGCACCTTCACCGCGGTCGGCGGACCGGCGAACGGCCGGGCCGGTGTCGACATCGGCGTGGAGGAGACCGGCTCCACCCCGGTCGGCCACTCCCTCCAGAAGATCGACGGCACCTGGCGGCCGCCGGCGCCGGACAGCTTCGGGGCGCGCAACAGCGCTTCCGGGCCGGGCCCGGATCCGGACCCGGATCCGCCGCTGGGCTGCACCGTCACGGTCGACCGCACCATCGCCGAGGTCCAGGGCACCGGCAGCGCCACGCCACTGGCCGGCACCCGGGTCACCGTCGAGGGCATCGTCACCGCCGACCACCGCACCGGTGGCTTCAACGGCGTCTACGTGCAGACGGCGGGTAGCGGCGGGGAGCGCACCGTCGCCGCCGGAACCGCCTCGGACGGCATCTTCGTCTACCTGACCACCAGCACCGCCAACCACCCGTCGGTCGCGATCGGCGACCGGGTCCGGGTCAGCGGCACCGCGAGTGAGTTCAACGGCCTCACCCAGCTCACCATCGCTGCCAAGAGCGACGTCCAGGTCTGCGAGCAGGGCGCACCGCTGCCTGCTCCGGTCCCGGTCGAGCTGCCGCTGACCGACGACGCCCGCGAGTCGGTCGAGTCGATGCTGGTGGCCCCGGTCGGCCAGTACACCGTCTCGGAGGTCTACAACACCAACCGCTTCGGCGAGGTCGTGCTCGCCGCCGGTGAGAAGCCGGCCGCAATCCCGACCGACGTGGCCCGCCCAGGTTCGGAGACGGCCGTCCAGCTCGCCGCCGACAACAAGGCGCGCCGGCTCCTGGTCGACGACGGCAAGACCACCAACCTGGCGACCGCCGGGCTGATTCCCCCGTACGTCTCCCCGGCGCACCCGCTGCGGGTCGGCGACTCGGTGGAGGCGTTCGGTCCGTCGGTGCTGTCGTACGCCTTCAACGAGTGGCGTCTACAGCCGACCAGCCCGGTCGACGCCGACACCCCGTCGGCCGCCCGGACCACCTTCAAGCCCACCAACCCGCGTACCGCCGCCCCGGTCGACGTCGGCGGCGACCTGCGGGTGGCCAGCTTCAACGTGCTGAACTACTTCGTCCACTTCGGTGGCGACGCACGCGGTGCCGCGAACGAGGCGGCGCTGGCCAAGCAGGAGGCGAAGATCGTCTCGGCGATCAGCGCGCTGGACGCCGACGTGGTCGCCCTCCAGGAGATCGAGAACTCGGTCCGGTTCAACGCCACGGACCCGCAGCAGGCGCTCAAGCGCCTGGTCGCCGCCCTGAACACCGAGGACGGCGCGGGCACCTGGGACTACGTCCGGACCCCGACCGAGCTGCCGGGCGCTGCCCAACAGGACGTCATCACCACAGCGATCATCTTCAAGCCGGCCAAGGCCCAGCCGAAGGGCCCGTCGCGCTCGGTGAACGACGAGTCGGTCTGGTTCAACGCCCGCGAGCCGATCGCGCAGACGTTCACCGCCGGCCCGGTCGACTTCACCGTGGTCAACAACCACTTCAAGTCCAAGAGCGGCGCCGGCAGCGGTGACAACGCCGACACCGGGGACGGTCAGGGCGGCTGGAACGGTGACCGGGTCCGTCAGGCCCAGGCGCTGACCGCCTTCGTCGACCAGGTCAAGGCCGACAGCGGCACCTCGGACGTGCTGCTGCTGGGCGACTTCAACGCGTACACCCACGAGGACCCGATGCAGGTCTTCTACGACAAGCAGTACGCAAACCTCAACGACACCGGCCGGACGAGCTACGTCTTCAGCGGTGAGTCCGGCTCACTCGACCACGCTCTGGCCTCGCCGTCGCTGGCGGCGCGGGTGACCGGGGTCGACGTCTGGCAGACCAACGCGGTCGAGTCGTACGCCTTCCAGTACGACGGGGTGCCGTCGTTCTTCGCGCCGGACCCGTACCGGGCCAGCGACCACAACCCGCTGATCGTCGGGATCAACACCGGGGCGAGCCCGGTCGACCTGCAACTGCTGACCATCAACGACTTCCACGGTCGGCTGGAGTCCCCGGCCACCGCGAACGGTCAGCCGGTCGGCGGCGCCGCCCAGCTCACCGGCCTGGTGAACCAGCTGCGGGCGCAGAACCCGTACACCGCGTTCGTCTCCGCCGGTGACAACATCGGCGCGTCCACCTTCATCTCGGCGATCGACGACGACAACCCGACGATCGACTTCCTCAACCAGGCCGGGCTGACCGCGTCGGCGGTGGGCAACCACGAGTTCGACAAGGGCATGGCCGACCTGACCGAGCGGGTGATGGAGCGGTCCGACTTCCCGATCCTCGGCGCCAACGTCTACCGGGGTGACTCCCCGGCGATGCCGGAGTACTCGGTCAGCTCCATCGGCGGGGTACGGGTCGGCTTCATCGGCGTGGTCACCGAGCAGACCGCCTCGTTGGTCAGCCCGGACGGCATCGCCGGACTGACCTTCCGCGAACCGGTCGCCGAGGCCAACCGGGTCGCCGCCCAGCTCAAGGACGGCGACCCGGACAACGGCGAGGCCGACGTGGTGGTGCTGCTCGCGCACGAGGGTGCCGCGACGGAGAACATCGACTCCCCCGAGGCGCTGGCGAACGACCCGGTCTTCGGCAAGTTCACCCGCGCCGACGCCACCATCGACGCCATCTTCAGCGGCCACACCCACCAGCCGTACGCCTTGCAGGTCCCGGTCCCCGGCACCGACAAGCTGCGCCCGGTGGTCCAGGCCGAGGACTACGGCAAGCGACTGGGCAAGGTCACGCTGACCTTCGACCCGCAGTCGAAGTCGGTCACCGCCTCCGACGCCTCGCTGGTCGACGTGGTCGGCGCGCCGCAGGACCCGGCGGTGGCCGGCATCGTGGCCGCCGCGAAGGTCCGGGCGGAGGAGCTGGGTCAGCGCAAGCTCGGCGAGATCACCGCCGACATCCGGCGGGCCTACACCGACGGCAACGAGGACCGGGGCAAGGAGTCGGCGCTGGGCAACTTCATCGCCGACGTGCAGCTCGCCGGCACCGCCGACGCCGGCCGGGGCGGGGCGCAGATCGCGTTCATGAACCCGGGCGGTCTGCGGGCCGACCTGCTGTACCGGACCGACGGCACGGTGAGCTACGCCGACGCCTTCGCCGTCCAGCCGTTCTCCAACGACGTGGTCACCAGGTCCTACACCGGCGCCGAGATCAAGCAGGTGCTGGAGCAGCAGTGGCAGCCGGCGGGCGCGTCCCGTCCGGTGCTGTGGCTGGGCGCGTCGAAGGGCTTCGGCTACACCTACGACCCGACCGCCGCGCAGGGCTCGCGGATCACCTCGATGCAGCTCAACGGCGTACCGATCGACCTGGCCGGCACCTACCGGGTCACGGTGAACTCGTTCCTCGCCTCCGGTGGGGACAACTTCACCACCCTCGGCGGGGGCACCGACCAGGTCACCACCGGCGACAACGATCTGACCATGCTGACGAACCATCTCGCCACCAACTCGCCGGTCACCCCGGACACCACGCCGCGCTCGGCCGTCGGGCAGGGCGACCCGGACTGGGACGTCACCGTGCAGGCCCGCAGCCAGTGCGTCGGCACCAACGCGTACGTCTCGGTCAACGCCCAGAACGCCGACGACGTGGCGCTCACCATCGAACTGGTCACCCCGTACGGCTCACGCACGGTCATCGACGTGGCTCCGGGCAAGACCGCCTACCAGGCGTTCAACACCCGGGCCAAGACGGTGGCGGCCGGTACGTCGACGGTCAAGGTCACCGGTACCGTCAACGGCCAGCCGGTCACCACGCAGGTCGAGGCGCCGTTCCCCGCGCTTACCTGCGGTTAG
- a CDS encoding helix-turn-helix domain-containing protein gives MEREENRLEELAVGDISVRHSLSGSYQALTPQARAALNALASSDLLITQSSAGDILHLPRPQANRVVEDLVAHNLLVPVDSDGAGQRFHLPVLLRIFARECAAPRTLLSSAA, from the coding sequence TTGGAACGGGAGGAGAACCGGCTGGAGGAACTCGCCGTCGGGGACATCTCGGTCCGCCACAGCCTCTCCGGCAGCTACCAGGCGCTCACACCCCAGGCGCGGGCCGCGCTCAACGCGCTGGCCAGCAGCGACTTACTCATCACCCAGTCGAGTGCCGGCGACATCCTGCACCTGCCCCGGCCCCAGGCCAACCGGGTGGTCGAGGATCTCGTCGCGCACAACCTGCTGGTGCCGGTCGACTCGGACGGCGCCGGGCAGCGTTTTCACCTGCCCGTCCTGCTTCGCATCTTCGCTCGTGAGTGCGCCGCCCCGCGTACTCTGCTCTCCTCGGCGGCCTGA
- a CDS encoding MFS transporter: MVALVGGLAVWGFAANLLATPMNAQSVEVQKQYGRPILSTFHAGFSIGVLAGGLSGTGAAAVGLSPSIQMAITSALLGVVLIGTQRWLPDTPRQETKKGEARRRLRDRFTPQLLLLAAIAFLASFVEMAGAQWSALYATEVAAAGAVLAAATYTCLSLAAAGARLVGDTLAGRIGRIRFVRLSALVAAAGLALPLAVPHPAAVMAGFGLLGFGLACVTPTVLGFAGEQPGLTSGEGVSVVAMGQWPGMLLAAPVIGLLAGALDLRLAFVVVLVMVLAVIVLVGRVRAAALPGEGAAG; this comes from the coding sequence GTGGTCGCGTTGGTGGGCGGGCTCGCCGTCTGGGGGTTCGCCGCCAACCTGCTGGCCACCCCGATGAACGCGCAGTCGGTCGAGGTGCAGAAGCAGTACGGCCGCCCGATCCTGTCCACGTTCCACGCCGGGTTCAGCATCGGCGTGCTCGCCGGTGGACTCAGCGGCACCGGAGCCGCCGCCGTCGGCCTGTCCCCGTCGATCCAGATGGCGATCACCAGCGCCCTGCTCGGTGTGGTGCTGATCGGCACCCAGCGATGGCTGCCCGACACGCCTCGGCAGGAGACGAAGAAGGGCGAGGCGCGTCGCCGGCTGCGCGACCGCTTCACGCCCCAGTTGCTGCTGCTCGCCGCGATCGCGTTCCTGGCGTCGTTCGTGGAGATGGCGGGCGCCCAGTGGAGCGCCCTGTACGCCACCGAGGTCGCCGCCGCCGGAGCGGTGCTGGCCGCCGCGACGTACACCTGTCTCTCGCTGGCCGCCGCCGGCGCCCGGCTGGTCGGCGACACGCTCGCCGGGCGGATCGGCCGGATCCGTTTCGTCCGGCTCTCCGCCCTCGTCGCTGCTGCCGGGCTGGCGCTGCCGCTGGCCGTTCCGCACCCCGCCGCCGTGATGGCCGGGTTCGGTCTGCTCGGGTTCGGTCTCGCGTGTGTCACGCCGACGGTGCTCGGTTTCGCCGGCGAGCAGCCCGGCCTGACCTCCGGTGAGGGCGTCTCGGTGGTGGCGATGGGCCAGTGGCCGGGAATGCTGCTGGCCGCGCCCGTCATCGGTCTGCTCGCTGGTGCCCTCGACCTGCGGCTGGCCTTCGTGGTGGTGCTGGTGATGGTGCTGGCCGTGATCGTCCTGGTGGGTCGGGTCCGGGCCGCCGCGCTGCCCGGCGAGGGCGCCGCCGGGTAG
- the eccE gene encoding type VII secretion protein EccE: MTHPGAARPGEPGWQQHPGATAPPPQRTAPPQQVAAPAPTLGGTGPGQAWAAQRSQGRATVGTAYTSQAAAVAASAPAAEPAVEATPAPPARPDVAARPVATDTAATATEAAAVPVVRPHRRPLRVGGIHVAQLVAWQAGAAGVLAATGHGLPMALAVATGVVLLLSPTVLRRRGRWLYQWLAVWWGYRGRPRQLTANGTDAAWQLLTHLEGSVELDQVEIDDQPAVLLTHRAGLSAVLEVDPTEGALLMSAPQALPSPVSLLPAADPDTPAVAVQVLIQVTPAPRARSAAVDRAYRELTGGEVPASRQAWVVLQAPRTPDFHADRHLRPALTAAIRRTRRQLRQDRVTARLLNRDEVLAAVAGLTHLTDGPTGGDRPLAREGWRHWSAQGVPQSCHRLLDWPRRSWEVDPLLRGLPAAAGVVSISVARETGRTGAADTVVEVAFRLIGADADALAAADRALEEAVRGHGGRLQRLDGEHAHGVAATLPLGGFLR, from the coding sequence GTGACGCATCCGGGTGCGGCGCGGCCGGGCGAACCGGGTTGGCAGCAACACCCGGGGGCCACGGCACCGCCGCCGCAGCGCACGGCACCCCCGCAGCAGGTCGCCGCGCCGGCGCCGACGCTCGGCGGTACCGGGCCGGGGCAGGCGTGGGCCGCTCAGCGCAGCCAGGGACGGGCGACCGTCGGGACCGCGTACACCAGCCAGGCCGCCGCGGTGGCGGCGTCCGCTCCGGCCGCCGAGCCGGCGGTGGAGGCGACACCGGCGCCACCGGCCCGGCCCGACGTGGCCGCCCGCCCCGTTGCCACCGACACGGCGGCGACCGCGACCGAGGCGGCGGCGGTCCCGGTGGTACGCCCGCACCGGCGTCCGCTGCGGGTCGGCGGGATCCACGTCGCCCAACTCGTGGCCTGGCAGGCGGGTGCCGCCGGGGTGCTGGCCGCGACCGGGCACGGCCTGCCGATGGCCCTCGCGGTGGCCACCGGTGTGGTGCTGCTGCTCTCGCCGACCGTGCTGCGGCGCCGGGGTCGGTGGCTCTATCAGTGGCTGGCCGTCTGGTGGGGCTACCGGGGTCGACCCCGGCAACTCACCGCCAACGGCACGGACGCCGCCTGGCAACTGCTGACCCACCTGGAGGGCAGCGTCGAACTCGACCAGGTCGAGATCGACGACCAGCCGGCCGTGCTGCTGACCCACCGGGCCGGTCTGAGTGCCGTGCTGGAGGTCGACCCGACCGAGGGCGCCCTGCTGATGAGCGCGCCGCAGGCCCTGCCGTCACCGGTGTCGCTGCTGCCGGCGGCCGACCCGGACACCCCGGCCGTGGCGGTGCAGGTGCTGATCCAGGTCACCCCGGCCCCTCGGGCCCGTTCCGCAGCGGTGGACCGGGCGTACCGCGAGCTGACCGGCGGGGAGGTGCCGGCCAGCCGGCAGGCGTGGGTGGTGCTCCAGGCGCCGCGTACCCCCGACTTCCACGCCGACCGCCACCTGCGCCCGGCGCTCACCGCGGCGATCCGCCGCACGCGGCGGCAGTTGCGCCAGGACCGGGTGACCGCCCGGCTGCTCAACCGGGACGAGGTGCTGGCCGCAGTCGCCGGCCTGACCCATCTCACCGACGGGCCGACCGGCGGCGACCGGCCGCTGGCCCGCGAGGGCTGGCGGCACTGGTCCGCGCAGGGCGTCCCGCAGAGCTGCCACCGGCTGCTCGACTGGCCGCGCCGATCGTGGGAGGTCGATCCGCTGCTGCGCGGGCTGCCGGCGGCGGCCGGTGTGGTGTCCATCTCGGTGGCCCGGGAGACCGGTCGCACCGGTGCCGCCGACACGGTCGTGGAGGTGGCGTTCCGGCTGATCGGGGCCGACGCCGACGCGCTCGCCGCCGCCGACCGGGCACTGGAGGAGGCGGTCCGTGGTCACGGTGGCCGCCTGCAACGACTCGACGGCGAACACGCGCACGGCGTGGCCGCCACCCTGCCGCTCGGAGGCTTCCTGAGGTGA
- a CDS encoding right-handed parallel beta-helix repeat-containing protein: MTRTLLVSTDQAGAYPSIGEALAAAGDDAVVAVSPGTYYEALFVNDRGATVVAAEGPGTVTIDASSGTYPTVSCNSGRLELRDLVLKAGDAPVVVADRAKLTLTGCELSAGFGAAVQIAGRSEFNLARCRVTGGRYGLVVEDSDGSVEGCEFTDLAEDGIIVRIGAAPTIRTTTVTRCGNRGIYIYQYGKPTIEACEISQIGQAGVAVVHQSAPVLRRCRIRDTRGPAVSFGRGCQGSVTECTTENTAEPAIEIAEGASPTIVEGRVSRQAAFGAAAARAATPQDTARVEKLLADLEAMVGLESVKDEVRALIDEIQVNEWRRSAGLPVGAVSHHLIFAGAPGTGKTTVARIYGELLAALGALPGGSFREVSRRDLVGQYLGHTAEKTAAAFDQARGGVLFIDEAYTLSRSFGSGGDFGQEAIDTLVKLMEDHRDEVAVIAAGYTGDMVTFLDANAGLASRFARTVEFGNYSPEQLVVIVERMATGDEYLLDDGVSEVLREHFGTIERDENFGNAREARKLFEGVRKAQAQRLRQTGQRPSLDELRTVTVADVQAAIGR; this comes from the coding sequence ATGACGCGCACCCTTCTCGTCTCGACGGACCAAGCCGGCGCCTACCCGTCCATTGGGGAGGCACTTGCGGCGGCGGGCGACGACGCCGTCGTCGCGGTCAGCCCCGGCACCTACTACGAGGCGCTGTTCGTCAACGATCGTGGCGCCACCGTCGTCGCCGCCGAGGGGCCGGGCACGGTGACCATCGACGCCTCCTCCGGGACGTACCCGACGGTCTCCTGCAACTCCGGCCGGCTGGAGCTGCGTGACCTGGTGCTCAAGGCGGGTGACGCGCCGGTCGTGGTGGCGGACCGGGCGAAGCTGACGCTGACCGGTTGCGAGCTGAGCGCGGGCTTCGGCGCCGCCGTCCAGATCGCCGGTCGCTCGGAGTTCAACCTGGCCCGCTGCCGGGTCACCGGGGGACGCTACGGCCTGGTGGTCGAGGACTCCGACGGCAGCGTCGAAGGGTGCGAGTTCACCGATCTCGCCGAGGACGGCATCATCGTGCGGATCGGCGCCGCCCCGACGATCCGCACCACCACCGTGACCCGGTGCGGCAACCGGGGCATCTACATCTACCAGTACGGCAAGCCCACCATCGAGGCCTGCGAGATCTCGCAGATCGGTCAGGCCGGGGTCGCCGTGGTGCACCAGAGCGCGCCGGTGCTGCGGCGCTGCCGGATCCGGGACACCCGTGGCCCGGCGGTCTCGTTCGGCCGGGGCTGCCAGGGCTCGGTCACCGAGTGCACCACCGAGAACACCGCCGAACCGGCGATCGAGATCGCCGAGGGCGCCTCCCCGACCATCGTGGAGGGCCGGGTGAGCCGGCAGGCGGCCTTCGGTGCGGCAGCGGCCCGCGCCGCCACGCCGCAGGACACCGCCCGGGTGGAGAAGCTGCTCGCCGACCTGGAGGCGATGGTCGGCCTGGAGTCAGTGAAGGACGAGGTCCGCGCCCTGATCGACGAGATCCAGGTCAACGAGTGGCGGCGCAGCGCCGGGCTGCCGGTCGGCGCGGTGAGCCACCACCTGATCTTCGCGGGTGCGCCGGGCACCGGCAAGACCACGGTGGCCCGCATCTACGGCGAGTTGCTCGCCGCGCTGGGTGCGCTGCCCGGCGGCTCGTTCCGCGAGGTGTCCCGCCGCGACCTGGTCGGACAGTATCTGGGCCACACCGCCGAGAAGACCGCCGCCGCGTTCGATCAGGCGCGGGGCGGCGTGCTCTTCATCGACGAGGCGTACACCCTCTCCCGCTCGTTCGGCAGCGGCGGCGACTTCGGTCAGGAGGCCATCGACACGCTGGTCAAGCTGATGGAGGACCACCGCGACGAGGTCGCCGTGATCGCCGCCGGCTACACCGGTGACATGGTGACGTTCCTGGACGCCAACGCCGGTCTTGCCTCCCGCTTCGCGCGGACCGTCGAGTTCGGCAACTACTCGCCGGAGCAGTTGGTCGTCATCGTGGAACGGATGGCCACCGGCGACGAATACCTTCTGGACGACGGGGTCTCCGAGGTGCTCCGGGAGCACTTCGGCACGATCGAACGGGACGAGAACTTCGGCAACGCCCGGGAGGCGCGCAAGCTGTTCGAGGGCGTACGCAAGGCACAGGCACAGCGACTGCGCCAGACCGGCCAGCGACCCAGCCTCGACGAGTTGCGTACCGTGACGGTCGCCGACGTCCAGGCCGCGATCGGACGCTGA
- a CDS encoding helix-turn-helix domain-containing protein, translating into MESSPVVQAWELGLRLRQRREEVGLTAAAAGRAIGIIQAYVSGVEAGRVKLPAHRLAQIVETYELEPEDAAELEELRSGASRRGWWHEYAQLFPAEFLRYLGYEAGAEQVRGFHPEVIHGLLQTEEYARAVIRGGSTTIRLTEVDRRVAVRMARQARLDGPHPLRISAVLSEGALRQQVGGAKVMRGQLDHLVRLATDRPEQFEIRVLPFTVGAHPAFGGPFQVLSFASPRLPDLVCQEILTSIDIIDQPVRVTDYVVTFAETRELALGSEKSLDFIRRTAKEMT; encoded by the coding sequence ATGGAGTCCTCACCCGTAGTGCAGGCATGGGAGCTGGGGTTACGCCTCCGTCAGCGCCGAGAGGAGGTCGGTCTGACCGCTGCGGCGGCGGGTCGGGCGATCGGCATCATCCAGGCGTACGTCTCCGGCGTGGAGGCTGGTCGAGTCAAGCTTCCTGCTCACCGGCTGGCCCAGATCGTGGAGACCTACGAGTTGGAGCCGGAGGACGCGGCCGAGTTGGAGGAGCTACGGTCGGGTGCGTCCCGACGTGGCTGGTGGCACGAGTACGCCCAGCTCTTTCCGGCGGAGTTCCTCCGCTACCTGGGCTACGAGGCCGGTGCCGAGCAGGTGCGTGGCTTCCATCCGGAGGTTATCCACGGCCTGTTGCAGACCGAGGAGTACGCCCGCGCGGTGATCCGGGGTGGCTCCACCACGATCCGGCTCACCGAGGTCGACCGGCGGGTGGCTGTCCGGATGGCACGCCAGGCCCGACTCGACGGCCCGCATCCGCTGCGCATCAGCGCCGTGCTCAGTGAGGGCGCGTTGCGTCAGCAGGTCGGTGGCGCGAAGGTGATGCGCGGACAGCTCGATCATCTGGTCCGCCTCGCCACCGACCGGCCCGAGCAGTTCGAGATCCGGGTGCTGCCCTTCACCGTCGGAGCGCATCCCGCCTTCGGCGGTCCGTTCCAGGTGCTGTCCTTCGCGTCACCTCGGCTTCCCGACCTGGTCTGTCAGGAGATCCTGACCTCCATCGACATTATCGACCAGCCGGTGCGGGTCACGGACTATGTGGTCACCTTCGCCGAGACCCGTGAGCTGGCGCTAGGCTCGGAAAAGTCGCTCGACTTCATCCGCCGGACTGCCAAGGAGATGACGTGA
- a CDS encoding DUF397 domain-containing protein, which yields MTAQPFAVDRDWFKSSRSSDNANCVEVRLAGGGVGVRDSKDRGGPVLAFGDGAWSAFLHALKADAAPPA from the coding sequence GTGACTGCGCAGCCCTTCGCCGTCGACCGTGACTGGTTCAAGTCCTCCCGCAGCTCCGACAACGCCAACTGTGTCGAGGTGCGGCTTGCTGGTGGTGGGGTGGGCGTACGGGATTCGAAAGATCGTGGTGGTCCGGTTCTCGCCTTCGGTGACGGTGCCTGGTCTGCCTTCCTGCACGCGTTGAAGGCCGATGCGGCCCCACCGGCGTAG